Genomic segment of Candidatus Methylomirabilis sp.:
GGCGGAAGCCTCGCCGACGCGCCCGCTGGTCCTGCTGGTCCCCTTCACCGGCCCGGCGGAGGCATCCGACCCGCTCGTGGGGGAGGGGCTGATGGACCTCCTGGCCTGGGGGATCGGGCGGACCTTCGGCCTTCAGCTCACGGAGCCCCGGGCCGTGACGGCCGCGCTCGAGGCGCGCCAGGCGAGCTGGGGGGATCCGATCCGGCCGGCCGTCGCCGTCGAGGTGGCCCGGGGCCTCGGGGCCGCCGGCGCGCTCCTCGGGACCCTCCGCCTCGAAGAAGAGCGACTCACCCTGGGGGCGACCTTCCTGGACGTGCGGGGGGCAGACGTGCGGGAGGAAACGTTCCCCGCGGCTGCGGTGCCGTGGTCCGAAAGCTCCCGGATGCTGGAGCGGATGGCGAGAGGGCTGGCCAAGTTCTTGGGGGCGAATCTCGGCCCGTCGAGTGAGCGGCGCCTGAGTCAGGCCTTCCAGCGCCCGCCCCCCACGCCGGGAGCGCTGCGGCGCTACGCGGCCGGGCGCGCGGCCCTGCGGGCGGGGACGCCGGAAGGGCTCGAGCAGGCGGCGGAAGCCTTCGCCCAGGCCGGGGAGATCGACCCGGCCTTCGCCCTGGCCTTCTTTCGGCAGGGGGAGGCCCACGAGGCGGCTTCCAGCCGGTGGCGGGCCGCGGGGGCCTACCGGCGCGCCATCCACGTGGACCCCGTCTTCGCCGAGGCCTACAAGGCGCTGGGGGACCTCCTGGCCAAGAGCCCGCGGCGCCTCTACGAGCAGGCGGTGGATGCCTACGGCAAGGCGGTGGAGTCTGACCCGGACTATGCCGACGCCTATGTGGGCCTGGGGGACGCCCTCTCGGCCATGGGGCGCTTCGATGAGGCGGTGCGGGAGTACCGGCGCGGCCTCGGGATCGACCCCCTGAACCCCCGGGTCCACTACAGCCTCGCCCGCATCCTGTACACGGAGAAGGGGCTTTACCACGAGGCGGTGGAAGCCTACCAGCGCGCCCTCGGAATCGAGCCCGGCTTCGTCGAGGCGCACATCGGTCTCGGCGACCTGTACGAGGAGAAAGGGCTCTACCAAGAAGCCATTGCCACCTACCGGAAGGCCCTCGCCCTGAAGCCGAAACACCCCGGGGCGCTGTACGCCCTCGCCCTGGCCTACGAGAAGGTGAGCCCCAAGGAGGCGGTGGCTCGCTGGGAAGAGTACATCACGGTTGCCTCCGAGCTCCCCGGGGAGAAGGAGTGGATCGACATCGCCGAGCAACATCTGAAGAAGATGCGCCAGAAGGCCGCGGAGCAGGAGAAGCGGCGCTAGGCGTCTGAGGGGAGGCATGAGCGACGAGATCCGTGAGGTGGAGCGACAGGCAGCGGCGTTCCGGGAGGGCTTCGCGCGGATCGAGGCGGAGATCGGGAAGGTCATCGTGGGCCACCGGGAGATCGTCCACGAGACCCTCCTCTGCCTCTTCTGCGCCGGCCACGTCCTGCTGGAAGGAGTCCCCGGACTCGGGAAGACCCTCCTGGTGAAAGCCCTCGCCCGGTGTCTGGAGCTGGCCTTCTCCCGCATCCAGTTCACCCCCGACCTGATGCCGGCCGACATCATCGGGACCAACGTCGTGGTGGAGGACCCGGAGGGGCGGCGGCAGTTCCAGTTCCAGCGCGGGCCCCTCTTCGGCCAGGTGATCCTGGCCGACGAGGTGAACCGGGCCACGCCCAAGACCCAGTCGGCCCTCCTGGAGGCCATGCAGGAGTTGACGGTAACCGTGGGGCGGGTCCAGCATCCGCTCGAGCGCCCCTTCTTCGTCCTGGCGACGCAGAACCCGATCGAGATGGAGGGGACCTATCCCCTCCCGGAGGCGCAGCTCGACCGGTTCTTCTTTAAATTAAAGGTCCGGTACCCGTCCCAGGCGGAGCTGGGGGAGATCGTGGACCGGACCACGGCGGCGACCGAGGAGAGCCTCGTGCGGGTCATGAGCGGCCCCGTGGTGGAGGAGTACAAGACCCTGGTGCGGGCCGTGCCCATCGCCTCCCACGTCCGGGACCACGTGGCGCGCCTCACCCTGATGACCCACCCCGACTCCCCCGAGGCCCCCCCCTCCGTCAAGAAGTACGTCCGGTATGGCTCCTCACCCCGGGGAGCCCAGGCGTTGGTGCTCGCCGGGAAGGCCGTGGCCCTGCTGGCCAACCGCTTCCACGTGAGCGTGGAGGACATCCACCGCGTCGCCTATCCCGCCCTCCGCCACCGGCTGATCCTGTCGTTCGAGGGGGAGGCGGAGGGCATCGATCCCGACACCATCATCGGGGAGATTCTGGCGGAGGCCGTGCGCGCCGAGACGGCCGCCCGGGAGGCGCTGGCCTAGGAGCGTGCGCCGCTTGTGCGAGAAGGCGCTTGACAGAAATTCAAGCGCCATGGTAGCTTGTGCCGCTTTTTCCCGGGGCGGACCGCTGGTCCGCCCCGGTCGGCCTCAGGGCGGGCGAAGGCGCGTCGCTTGGACGAGCAGCGGGAACTCCTCAGGCGCGTCGCCCGGGGGGCCCTGTGGCTGGTCGTGGGCGGGGGAGCCCTCCTGGCCGCTCTCGGCCGCTGGCAGTGGGCCCTGGGGTTCGCCGTCGGGGGCGGGATCAGTCTCGGGAATTTCTCGCTCATCGCGCGCGCCGTGGCACAGGCGAGTGGCGAGCAGGTGTTGCGGCCCGCACGGGTCCTCCGGGGATCCCTTTTCCGACTGGGGTTGACGGGGCTGGCCCTCTTCCTGGTGGTGATCTACCTGCCGGTGAATCTCATCGCTCTCGCCTCCGGGCTCCTGGCCGTTCAGGTGGTGGTCGTGGCCGGCGCCTTCCGGTGGGGGTTCCAGGTGGGCGTGGAGTAGCAGGCGGAGTATTCCGGCGTGGGCGCGGCATGGCGGATGCCGCGCCCCGTGTGCTGTTTGGGACTGCGGCGGGCTCGCCGGCGGGAGTGGAGGGATGGGGAGATCCTGGATGGTGGTGGCGGGGGTCGTCCTGACCGTCCTGGCCTGGGGAGCCCCCGAGCTCCTCGTCGCCGCCGCGGCGGAGGGGGTGGCCGAGCACAAGCCCGGCATCATCAATATTGACAAGACCCTCCTTCTGCAGCTCGTCAACTTCCTCATCCTGGTGGCCATCCTGTACAAGTTCCTCTTCAAACCCCTGACCGCCTTCATGGCCCAGCGGGCCGACGGAATCCGACGGTCCCTCTCCGAGGCAGAGGAGGCCAGGCAAGCCGCCGCCCGGACGATGGAGGAGTACAGCGCCAGACTGGTGGCCGCCCAGAAGGAGAGCGAGGCGGTCCGGGCCCGCATGGAGCAGGAGGTGGCAGGCGAGCGGCAGCGCCTGCTGAAGGAGTCGCGGGAGGAGGCCACCCGCCTCCTGGAGGTGGCCCGGGTCCAGATCGCGCAGGAGGTCAAGAAGGCGAAGGCGGTGCTACGCGAGGAAGCCGCCAGCCTCTCGGTGGCGGCCGCCGAGAAGCTCCTGGGGCGCGCCCTGACGGAGGCGGACCACCGGCGGCTGGTGGAGCAGGCCATCCGGGACGTGGGGGGCGAGAATTGATCGGGGGTGGCCTGGCCAAGCGGTACGCCAAGGCCGTGCTGGAGGCGGCGGCCGAGGCCGGCGTCCTGGAGCGGGTCGCCGCGGACCTGGAGGTCCTGGGCCCCCACTTCGCCGCGAAGGAGATGGGGGCCTTCTTCGCCAACCCGGCCGTCCCCGCCGCCCGGAAGGAGGCCGCCCTCGCCGCCGGTGCGGAGCGCGTGTCTGCCAGCTCCCTCTCTCTGAGTCTGCTCCGCCTCCTCCTGGCCCGGCAGCGGCTGGGCCTCCTCCCGGACATCGCCCGCCTCTTCCGGGATCTGGTGGATGAGCGCACGGGGCACATCCGGGCCGAGGTGGCGGCGGCCGTCCCCCTGCCGGCGGCGAGCGCCGAGGCCTTGGCCGCCCGCCTCGCCGCCGCGACGGGCCGCCAGGTCCACCTCAGCACCCGCGTAGATCCCGCCCTCCTGGGGGGGCTGGTGGCCCGGGTGGGGAGCACGGTATACGACGGCAGCCTGCGGACGCAGCTCCGCAGGATGCGGGAGGCCCTCAGCAAGGGGTGAGCCGATGGTGGAGATCCGCGCCGACGAGATCAGCCAGATCATCCGGGAGCAACTGAAGGGGTTCGCGGCCGCGGTGGATGTGGCCGAGGTCGGGACCGTCACCGAGGTGGGGGACGGGATCGCCCGCATCTATGGGCTGGGGAAGGCGATGGCCGGGGAGCTCCTCCTGTTTCCGGGCGAGGTGGTGGGGATGATCCTGAACCTCGAGGAGGACAACGTGGGAGCGGTCCTCCTGGGGGAGGACGTGGGCATCCGGGAGGGCGATGAGGTCCGGCGGACGGGGCGGATCGCCGAGGTCCCGGTGGGGGAGGCGATGCTGGGGCGGGTGGTGAACGCCCTCGGCCAGCCGGTGGACGGGAAAGGCCCCATCGAGGCCGGCGAGCACCGTCCCATCGAGCGGTTCGCGCCCGGGGTGGTGGACCGCCGCCCCGTGAAGGAACCCCTCCAGACCGGGATCAAGGCGATCGACTCGATGATCCCGATCGGCCGGGGGCAGCGCGAGCTGATCATCGGCGACCGCCAGACCGGGAAGACGGCCATCGCCGTGGACACCATCTTGAATCAGCGGGGGCAGGGCGTCACCTGCGTCTACGTGGCCATCGGGCAGAAGCGCTCCACCGTCGCCCAGGTGGTGAAGGGCCTCGAAGAGGGCGGGGCGATGGAGTACACCATCGTGGTGGTGGCGACCGCCTCGGAGCCCGCCCCGCTCCAGTACATCGCCCCGTACGCCGGCTGCGCCATGGGGGAGTACTTCCGGGACACCAAGCGGCACGCCCTGCTCATCTACGACGACCTGAGCAAGCATGCCCAGTCCTACCGGCAGCTCTCGCTGCTCCTGCGGCGTCCGCCCGGGCGGGAGGCCTACCCGGGCGACGTCTTCTACCTCCACTCCCGCCTCCTGGAGCGCGCCGCCAAGCTGAACGACGAGCTGGGGGGCGGCTCCCTCACGGCGCTCCCGATCATCGAGACCCAACTCGGCGACGTGTCAGCCTACATCCCCACCAACGTCATCTCCATCACCGACGGGCAGATCTACCTGGAAAGCGACCTGTTCTTCGCCGGCATTCGCCCCGCGGTCAACGTGGGCCTCTCGGTCTCCCGGGTGGGAGGCTCGGCCCAGATCAAGGCGATGAAACAGGTGGCCGGCCGGCTTCGGTTGGACCTGGCCCAGTACCGGGAGATGGCCGCTTTCGCCCAGTTCGGCTCGGAGCTGGACAAGGCGACCCAGGCGCAGCTCAACCGGGGCCAGCGGATGGTGGAGATCTTGAAGCAGGCGCAGTACACGCCGTTACCGGTGGAGAAGCAGATTTTGATCATCTTTGCCGGGACCGCCGGGCACCTGGACGACGTCCCCCTGGACGCGATCGCGGCCTTCGAGCAGGAGCTGTATAAGTTCGTGGAGACGGTCCGCCCCGAGGTCCTCCGGGAGCTCGCCGAGAAACGCGAGATCACCGACCCCCTCCGGGAGAAGATGACCAAGGCCGTGGTGGACTTCAAGGCGGACTTCGTGGCCCGCCTCAAGAAGGCGGCGGCGGCCCCCGCCCCGGCGGCCTGACCCGCAGGCCCAGAGCGTCTATGGCCACCCTCCAGGATATCCGGCGACGGATCCGAAGCGTCCAGAGCACGCAGAAGATCACCCGGGCCATGAAGCTCGTGGCAGCGGCCAAGCTCCGCCGCGCCCAGGAGCGGATCCTGGCGGCCCGGCCCTACTCCGACAAGATGGACGCCGTGCTCGCGAGCCTCGCCCTGCGGGCGGAGCGCTCCGCCCACCCTCTGCTGGTTCAGCGGGCCGGCAACCGGAAGGTCCTGGTGGTCATCACGGGAGACCGGGGGCTCTGCGGGGCGTTTAACAGCAACATCCTCCGGCGCTCCCTGGAGTGGCTCCGCCAGCAGGGGGATGCGGAGGTGGCCCTGACGCTTGTCGTCGTGGGGCGGAAGGCCCGCGAGTTCTACCGACGGCGGCCGGTGACGGTCCGGGCGACCTATGCGAACTTCTTCGACCGGCTCGCCTACGAGCACGGGGCCGAGATCGGCCAGGAGCTGGTCCGGGCCTACGCAGGGGAGGAGGCGGACGAGGTCCAGCTCTGCTACAACGAGTTCAAGTCGGCCGTGTCCCAGCGGGTCACGGTGGTGAAGCTCCTCCCCATCGAGCCGCTGGCGGTGCCGGAGGGGGAGGCGGCGGTGGATTTCCTCTACGAGCCCTCCGCGGCCGTCATCCTGGACCGCCTCCTTCCGAAGCACATCGAGGTGCAGATCTACCGGGCGCTCCTCGAGTCGCTGGCCGCGGAGTACGGGGCCCGGATGACCGCTATGGACAATGCCACCCGGAACGCCGCCGAGATGATTGATGTCCTGACCATCGCCTTCAACAAGGCGCGGCAGGAGCGGATCACCAAGGAGCTGCTGGAGGTGGTGAGCGGCGCAGAGGCGCTGCGGGCCACCGGGTAGGCCCGGCCGGATTTGGCAGGAGGATGGCATGAACGAAGGGCGCATCGTGGAGGTCATCGGGCCGGTGGTGGACGTGGAGTTCGCTCCGGGCAAGCTCCCCGCCATCTTCACCGCCCTCGAAGTGCCGGAGAAGCAGCTCACCGACATCTTCTCCTACAGCCAGCGCCTGGTCCTCGAGGTGGCCCAGCACCTCGGGGAGAGCCGGGTGCGCGCGGTCGCCCTCTCGGCGACCGACGGCCTCACACGGGGGATGCGGGTCGTGGACACCGGTGCCCAAATCACGATCCCGGTAGGGAAGGCGACCTTGGGCCGCATCATGAACGTCATCGGGGAACCGGTGGACAAGCAGGGGCCCCTCACGTCCGAGGTCCACTATCCGATTCACCGGCACGCACCCTCCTTTGATGAGCAGGCCACCTCGGTCCAGATGCTGGAGACCGGGATCAAGGTGGTGGACCTCCTGGAGCCCTACACCAAGGGGGGGAAGACCGGCCTCTTCGGCGGGGCCGGCGTCGGGAAGACGGTCATCATTATGGAATTGATCCGCAACATCGCCATGGAGCACGGCGGCATCTCCGTGTTCTCGGGCGTGGGGGAACGGACCCGGGAGGGGAACGACCTCTGGCTGGAGATGAAGGAATCCGGGGTCCTGGCCAAGACGGCCCTGGTCTACGGGCAGATGACGGAGCCGCCCGGCTCCCGCCTGCGGGTGGGCCTGACCGGGCTCACGGTCGCCGAGTACTTCCGGGATGAGGGGGGGCAGGACGTGCTCCTCTTCATTGACAACATCTTCCGATTCACCCAGGCCGGCTCCGAGGTCTCGGCCCTGCTCGGCCGGATGCCCTCCGCCGTCGGGTACCAGCCGACCCTCGGGACCGAGATGGGCGAGCTGCAGGAGCGGATCACCTCCACCCGAAAGGGCTCCATCACCTCGGTGCAGGCCATCTACGTCCCGGCCGACGACATCACCGACCCGGCGCCGGCCACCACCTTCGCCCACCTGGACGCCACCACCGTCCTGAGCCGGCAGATCGCCGAGCTGGGCATCTACCCCGCGGTGGACCCGCTGACCTCCACCTCCCGGATCCTGGATCCCCGGGTGGTGGGGGAGGAGCACTACGCGGCGGCGCGGGCCGTCCAGAAAGTCCTCCAGCGCTACAAGGACCTCCAGGACATCATCGCCATCCTCGGGATGGACGAGCTCTCCGAGGAGGACAAGCTGGTGGTCGCCCGAGCGCGCAAGATCCAGCGGTTCCTGTCCCAGCCCTTCTTCGTGGCCGAGCAGTTCACCGGCCAGGCGGGCCGCTACGTCCCGGTGAAGGAGACCATCAAGGGGTTCCGGGAGGTCGTCGAGGGGAAGGCGGACGACCTCCCGGAGCAGGCCTTCTATATGGTGGGGAACATCGAGGAGGCCCGGCAGAAGGCGGAGCAGTTGGCCGCCGCCAAGTAGGGGGCGGATGGGGCATGGTTACGGCGGAGATCCCGCGCACCCTCCTGCTGGAGGTAGTGACTCCGCACCGCCTCGTGGTGAGCGAGGAGGTGGAGGAGGTGATCGCCCCGGGCAGCGAGGGCTACTTCGGCGTGCTGGGGGGCCACCTCCCCTTCATGACGACCCTGAAGTTCGGCGAGCTGACCTACCGGCGGGCCCCGGGGGAGGAGCGGCACCTCGCCGTCTCCTGGGGCTATGCGGAGGTCCTCCCGACCCGGGTGA
This window contains:
- a CDS encoding tetratricopeptide repeat protein, which codes for AEASPTRPLVLLVPFTGPAEASDPLVGEGLMDLLAWGIGRTFGLQLTEPRAVTAALEARQASWGDPIRPAVAVEVARGLGAAGALLGTLRLEEERLTLGATFLDVRGADVREETFPAAAVPWSESSRMLERMARGLAKFLGANLGPSSERRLSQAFQRPPPTPGALRRYAAGRAALRAGTPEGLEQAAEAFAQAGEIDPAFALAFFRQGEAHEAASSRWRAAGAYRRAIHVDPVFAEAYKALGDLLAKSPRRLYEQAVDAYGKAVESDPDYADAYVGLGDALSAMGRFDEAVREYRRGLGIDPLNPRVHYSLARILYTEKGLYHEAVEAYQRALGIEPGFVEAHIGLGDLYEEKGLYQEAIATYRKALALKPKHPGALYALALAYEKVSPKEAVARWEEYITVASELPGEKEWIDIAEQHLKKMRQKAAEQEKRR
- a CDS encoding AAA family ATPase; amino-acid sequence: MSDEIREVERQAAAFREGFARIEAEIGKVIVGHREIVHETLLCLFCAGHVLLEGVPGLGKTLLVKALARCLELAFSRIQFTPDLMPADIIGTNVVVEDPEGRRQFQFQRGPLFGQVILADEVNRATPKTQSALLEAMQELTVTVGRVQHPLERPFFVLATQNPIEMEGTYPLPEAQLDRFFFKLKVRYPSQAELGEIVDRTTAATEESLVRVMSGPVVEEYKTLVRAVPIASHVRDHVARLTLMTHPDSPEAPPSVKKYVRYGSSPRGAQALVLAGKAVALLANRFHVSVEDIHRVAYPALRHRLILSFEGEAEGIDPDTIIGEILAEAVRAETAAREALA
- a CDS encoding ATP synthase subunit I translates to MDEQRELLRRVARGALWLVVGGGALLAALGRWQWALGFAVGGGISLGNFSLIARAVAQASGEQVLRPARVLRGSLFRLGLTGLALFLVVIYLPVNLIALASGLLAVQVVVVAGAFRWGFQVGVE
- the atpF gene encoding F0F1 ATP synthase subunit B, with translation MGRSWMVVAGVVLTVLAWGAPELLVAAAAEGVAEHKPGIINIDKTLLLQLVNFLILVAILYKFLFKPLTAFMAQRADGIRRSLSEAEEARQAAARTMEEYSARLVAAQKESEAVRARMEQEVAGERQRLLKESREEATRLLEVARVQIAQEVKKAKAVLREEAASLSVAAAEKLLGRALTEADHRRLVEQAIRDVGGEN
- the atpH gene encoding ATP synthase F1 subunit delta, yielding MIGGGLAKRYAKAVLEAAAEAGVLERVAADLEVLGPHFAAKEMGAFFANPAVPAARKEAALAAGAERVSASSLSLSLLRLLLARQRLGLLPDIARLFRDLVDERTGHIRAEVAAAVPLPAASAEALAARLAAATGRQVHLSTRVDPALLGGLVARVGSTVYDGSLRTQLRRMREALSKG
- the atpA gene encoding F0F1 ATP synthase subunit alpha encodes the protein MEIRADEISQIIREQLKGFAAAVDVAEVGTVTEVGDGIARIYGLGKAMAGELLLFPGEVVGMILNLEEDNVGAVLLGEDVGIREGDEVRRTGRIAEVPVGEAMLGRVVNALGQPVDGKGPIEAGEHRPIERFAPGVVDRRPVKEPLQTGIKAIDSMIPIGRGQRELIIGDRQTGKTAIAVDTILNQRGQGVTCVYVAIGQKRSTVAQVVKGLEEGGAMEYTIVVVATASEPAPLQYIAPYAGCAMGEYFRDTKRHALLIYDDLSKHAQSYRQLSLLLRRPPGREAYPGDVFYLHSRLLERAAKLNDELGGGSLTALPIIETQLGDVSAYIPTNVISITDGQIYLESDLFFAGIRPAVNVGLSVSRVGGSAQIKAMKQVAGRLRLDLAQYREMAAFAQFGSELDKATQAQLNRGQRMVEILKQAQYTPLPVEKQILIIFAGTAGHLDDVPLDAIAAFEQELYKFVETVRPEVLRELAEKREITDPLREKMTKAVVDFKADFVARLKKAAAAPAPAA
- the atpG gene encoding ATP synthase F1 subunit gamma, with translation MATLQDIRRRIRSVQSTQKITRAMKLVAAAKLRRAQERILAARPYSDKMDAVLASLALRAERSAHPLLVQRAGNRKVLVVITGDRGLCGAFNSNILRRSLEWLRQQGDAEVALTLVVVGRKAREFYRRRPVTVRATYANFFDRLAYEHGAEIGQELVRAYAGEEADEVQLCYNEFKSAVSQRVTVVKLLPIEPLAVPEGEAAVDFLYEPSAAVILDRLLPKHIEVQIYRALLESLAAEYGARMTAMDNATRNAAEMIDVLTIAFNKARQERITKELLEVVSGAEALRATG
- the atpD gene encoding F0F1 ATP synthase subunit beta; this encodes MNEGRIVEVIGPVVDVEFAPGKLPAIFTALEVPEKQLTDIFSYSQRLVLEVAQHLGESRVRAVALSATDGLTRGMRVVDTGAQITIPVGKATLGRIMNVIGEPVDKQGPLTSEVHYPIHRHAPSFDEQATSVQMLETGIKVVDLLEPYTKGGKTGLFGGAGVGKTVIIMELIRNIAMEHGGISVFSGVGERTREGNDLWLEMKESGVLAKTALVYGQMTEPPGSRLRVGLTGLTVAEYFRDEGGQDVLLFIDNIFRFTQAGSEVSALLGRMPSAVGYQPTLGTEMGELQERITSTRKGSITSVQAIYVPADDITDPAPATTFAHLDATTVLSRQIAELGIYPAVDPLTSTSRILDPRVVGEEHYAAARAVQKVLQRYKDLQDIIAILGMDELSEEDKLVVARARKIQRFLSQPFFVAEQFTGQAGRYVPVKETIKGFREVVEGKADDLPEQAFYMVGNIEEARQKAEQLAAAK
- a CDS encoding F0F1 ATP synthase subunit epsilon; its protein translation is MVTAEIPRTLLLEVVTPHRLVVSEEVEEVIAPGSEGYFGVLGGHLPFMTTLKFGELTYRRAPGEERHLAVSWGYAEVLPTRVTVLAEAAERAEEIDTARAQEARDRAMARLGKMGDSTVDFVRAQEALMRALTRLEVAAKKR